In Candidatus Krumholzibacteriota bacterium, the sequence CTCTCGAACGAATGATCAAGGCGGGCGATCTCATACCATTTTCCAAGATACCTGTTCAGTTCGAAACCTTCGACCGGACTGACATTCTCTGGAATCCCCAGGCACCCCGGCAGCAGAAGCAGCAGAACCCCGGCAATGGATATTCTCATAACTTCCTCCTCTGACGCATTTCTATATCTCTGTCATTTTGCCATCCACAGCCTTATACCATCAAGTATCATCTGGACGCTCATTGAAAGTACTATCAGCCCGGTCAATCGTATCAGGGCTCCAAGAATATTGAATTTCGCGAGGCCTTTGCTGATCGAAAATGACATGAACATAAGGATCATATTGACCGCGAGGGCAGACAGAGTGGAGAGTGAAGTCACGATGACTCCCTGGTTTATGCTCATCGTGATCATCACCGTTATAGTCGCCGGACCTGCTATCATTGGACAGGCAAGAGGAACGATAGAAATGTCGGAAAACCTGTCGTGCCCATCCTGCCTGAAAAAGACACCTTTACTGAGAGCTCCGAATCCAGCCCAGAACAGAACGATCCCTCCCGCTATTTTCAACGAATAAAAATCTATGTGAAAGATCTTTCTCAGAATAAATTCTCCGGCTACCATCGAAAGCATCAGGATAAGAAAGGCTACGATGGTGGATTTTATGGCGACGGGGATTATTTCCTTCCGTTCCTCCTCGGACGCGAATACCGAGAGCATCGACACCTTGCTGACGGGATTGATCAGCGCGAGAATGTACAGCATGTTAATCAAAATCGCTTTGACCACTTT encodes:
- a CDS encoding MarC family protein; this encodes MVKAILINMLYILALINPVSKVSMLSVFASEEERKEIIPVAIKSTIVAFLILMLSMVAGEFILRKIFHIDFYSLKIAGGIVLFWAGFGALSKGVFFRQDGHDRFSDISIVPLACPMIAGPATITVMITMSINQGVIVTSLSTLSALAVNMILMFMSFSISKGLAKFNILGALIRLTGLIVLSMSVQMILDGIRLWMAK